From Lolium perenne isolate Kyuss_39 chromosome 5, Kyuss_2.0, whole genome shotgun sequence, a single genomic window includes:
- the LOC127301767 gene encoding uncharacterized protein yields MDPGEKPETTSAGAGDGGGGVTSMEPVEKLETVNATAGDGVISKEPVEKPETTGAGGGVTGAEPVEKPPTTSAGAGVGPPPPRLDCIKCFDALWFCYSPFHQMQYYYRYGDFDNCFGKWGDLVDCLSLKTKRKAEVEEILVAREKAKPHIWTFRTVDEARENWWRMHRHQVMMSKPSDSSAPPPESGGIS; encoded by the coding sequence ATGGATCCCGGGGAGAAGCCCGAGACGAccagcgccggcgccggcgacggcggcggcggggttaCGAGTATGGAGCCCGTAGAGAAGCTCGAGACGGTCAACGCCACCGCCGGCGACGGGGTGATTAGTAAAGAGCCCGTAGAGAAGCCCGAGACGACCGGCGCCGGTGGCGGAGTTACAGGTGCGGAGCCCGTAGAGAAGCCCCCGACGACCAGCGCCGGGGCCGGCGtaggcccgccgccgccgcgtctggACTGCATAAAGTGCTTCGACGCGCTGTGGTTCTGCTACTCGCCGTTCCACCAGATGCAGTACTACTACCGCTACGGCGACTTCGACAACTGCTTCGGCAAGTGGGGGGATCTCGTCGACTGCCTCTCGCTCAAGACGAAGCGCAaggcggaggtggaggagatCCTCGTCGCGCGGGAGAAGGCCAAGCCGCACATCTGGACCTTCCGGACCGTCGACGAGGCCAGGGAGAACTGGTGGCGGATGCACAGGCACCAGGTCATGATGTCCAAGCCTTCGGATTCTTCAGCTCCCCCTCCCGAGTCTGGTGGCATTTCCTGA